From a single Scomber japonicus isolate fScoJap1 chromosome 12, fScoJap1.pri, whole genome shotgun sequence genomic region:
- the LOC128369817 gene encoding tripartite motif-containing protein 16-like: MAQKEDHLDQETFSCSICLDLLNDPVTVPCGHSYCMNCIKGFWDREDQMKIYSCPQCRQIFTPRPVLVKNTMFAALVEQLKKTGLQAFPTDHCYAGPEDVACDVCTGRKRKAFKSCLTCLASYCENHLQHHYDAAPLKKHKLVEPSKKLQENICSRHDEVMKMFCRTDQQIICYLCSVDEHKGHDTVSAAAERTERQRELEVSRLNIQQRIQDREKDVKLLQQEVEAVSRSADKVVEDNEKISTQLIRLIQKRSSDVKQQIRSQQETEVSGVKELQEKLQQEITELKRKDAELKQLSHTEDHNQFLHNYPSVSQLSEPTDSSSINIRPLSYFEDVTAAVSELRDKLQDILKEEWTNISLTETEVDVLLPEPEPEPEPEPEPKTRAEFLKYSCEIILDPNTANSRLVLSDGNRKAVVKSQKQCYSNNPDRFIECTQVLSKESLTGRCYWEVEWGGEGVEVAVAYKNISRDGDMCESGFGGSDQSWMLCCDSDGLEFWFDCKSTALSGPLPSRVGVYLDHRAGILSFYSISETMTLLHRIQTTFTQPLYAGLGLHYNGDKAELCKLK, translated from the coding sequence atggcgcagaaagAAGATCATCTGGACCAGGAAACCTTTTCTTGTTCAAtttgtctggatctactgaacgATCCGGTGACTGTTCcttgtggacacagctactgtatgaactgtattaaaggattctgggatagAGAAGATCAGatgaagatctacagctgccctcagtgcagacagatcttcacaccgaggcctgtcctggtgaaaaacaccatgtttgcagctttagtggagcagctgaagaagactggactccaagctttTCCtactgatcactgctatgctggacctgaagatgtggcctgtgatgtctgcactgggaggaagaggaaagccttcaagtcctgtctgacctgtctggcttcttactgtgagaatcacctccagcatCATTATGATGCAGctccattaaagaaacacaagctggttgAGCCCTcgaagaagctccaggagaacatctgctctcgtcatgatgaggtgatgaagatgttctgccgtactgatcagcagataatctgttatctctgctctgtggatgaacataaaggccacgacacagtctcagctgcagcagaaaggactgagaggcagagagagctcgaggtgagtcgactaaacatccagcagagaatccaggacagagagaaagatgtgaagctgcttcaacaagaggtggaggccgtcagtcgctctgctgataaagtaGTGGAGGACAATGAGAAGATCtccactcagctgatccgtctcatccagaaaagaagctctgatgtgaagcagcagatcagatcccagcaggaaactgaagtgagtggagtcaaagagcttcaggagaagctgcagcaggagatcactgagctgaagaggaaagacgctgaactgaagcagctctcacacacagaggatcacaaccagtttctacacaactacccctcagtgtcacaactcagtgaacctacagactcatccagcatcaatatccgtcctctgagctactttgaggatgtgacagcagctgtgtcagagctcagagataaactacaggacatcctgaaggaggaatggacaaacatctcactgacagagacagaagtggacgttttactgccagaaccagaaccagaaccagaaccagaaccagagcccaagaccagagctgagttcttaaaatattcatgtgaaatcattctggatccaaacacagcaaactcaCGGCTGGTATTATCTGATGGGAACAGAAAAGCAGTAGTAAAGAGCCAAAAACAGTGTTATTCTAATAATCCAGACAGATTCATTGAATGTACTCAGGTCCTGAGCaaagagagtctgactggacgttgttactgggaggtggagtggggaGGGGAAGGAGTTGAAGTCGCTGTCGCATACAAAAATATCAGCAGAGATGGAGACATGTGTGAAAGTGGATTTGGAGGCAGTGACCAATCTTGGATGTTATGTTGTGACAGTGACGGTTTGGAATTTTGGTTCGACTGTAAAAGCACAGCTCTCTCAGGTCCTCTgccctccagagtcggagtgtacctggatcacagagcaggtattctgtcttTCTACAGcatctctgaaaccatgactctcctccacagaatccagaccacattcactcagcctctctatgctggacttggGCTTCATTATAATGGAGACaaagctgagttgtgtaaactcAAATAG
- the LOC128369818 gene encoding zinc finger protein 271-like, producing the protein MTTHYPRQEFTSKAMNGGGGDEKKNQPTRVDLNLQESIAHLHPFQRQHAIELHRQQQQQHCTVPASCRARSRFLNLRDSVKKSPTKSTAKVVGSTAKVVGSTAKVVGSTAKVVGSMAKVVGSSGGSGSSSSSRPEIPWVPFVFSKKLTGPHCEKALTTSQCLKRADTREEHHSCDQCGKVFTRKSYLKVHERIHTGEKPYSCDQCGKAFRLKSTLKLHQYVHLENKPYSCDQCGRGFNQAIELKRHQLTHTGEKPYICGQCGKTFTRKCHLTRHQRIHSGEKPYQCDQCGNSFARDSHLKRHQYIHTGEKPFSCDQCGLACIDEFLLKVHQRVHTGEKPHKCDQCGKAFSRDADLKSHQRIHTGEKPYSCAQCGKAFTTKSALTNHQGTHAGARPYICDLCGKKFSTNNYLQVHRRTHTGEKPYSCAQCGKAFTTKSNLTNHQRTHAGARPYICDLCGKKFSANKSLQVHQRIHTGEKPFSCDQCGLAFIDERNLKMHQRVHTGEKPHKCDQCGKAFSRNVDLKSHQRIHTGEKPYQCDQCGNSFARDSDLKRHQRIHTGEKPFSCDQCGLAFIAERNFKMHQRVHTGEKPHKCDQCGKAFSRDADLKSHQRIHTGEKPYSCAQCGKAFTTKSNLTRHHRTHAGARPYMCDLCGKKLSTNKSLQLHRRTHTGEKPYWCEQCGKTFITSTHLQIHRRTDTREEHHSCDQCGKVFTRKSSLKVHERIHTGEKPYSCDQCGKAFTQNGGLKVHYRIHTGEKPYSCDQCGKAFTTNAEVKLHQHIHTGEKPYSCDQCGKAFITKCSLQTHQHSHTGEKRYICGQCGKAFTTDGNLQIHQRVHTSVKLYTCGKCGKAFTTNEDLKVHYHIHTGEKPYSCDQRHLRTHTREKPHRCEQCGKDFARGSHLKRHQRIHTGEKLQCVI; encoded by the exons ATGACCACACATTACCCTCGGCAGGAGTTCACCTCTAAGGCCATGAACGGCGGCGGCGGCGACGAGAAGAAGAACCAGCCGACTCGGGTCGACCTCAACCTGCAGGAGTCCATCGCTCACCTGCACCCGTTCCAGAGGCAGCACGCCATCGAGCTCCaccggcagcagcagcagcaaca CTGCACGGTGCCGGCTTCCTGCAGAGCTCGCAGCAGATTCCTCAACCTGAGAGACAGCGTCAAGAAAAGTCCCACCAAGAGCACGGCCAAGGTGGTGGGAAGCACGGCCAAGGTGGTAGGAAGCACGGCCAAGGTGGTGGGAAGCACGGCCAAGGTGGTAGGAAGCATGGCCAAGGTGGTAGGAAGCAGCGGAGgaagcggcagcagcagcagcagccggcCGGAGATCCCATGGGTGCCCTTCGTCTTCAGTAAG AAACTAACAGGACCGCACTGTGAAAAAGCCCTCACAACATcacaatgtttaaaaagagcTGACACACGAGAGGAACATcacagctgtgaccaatgtgggaaaGTGTTCACTAGAAAGAGTTATCTAAAAGTCCATGAacgtattcacactggagagaaaccgtacagctgtgaccagTGTGGGAAAGCTTTCCGTTTAAAGAGTACTCTAAAACTCCACCAGTATGTTCATCTTGAAAATAAaccgtacagctgtgaccaatgtggaCGGGGTTTCAATCAGGCCATAGAATTAAAAAGACACCAACTTACTCACAccggagagaagccgtacatctgtgggcaatgtgggaaaacattTACTAGAAAGTGTCACCTAACTCGCCACCAACGCATCCACAGTGGAGAGAAACCGTACCAGTGTGACCAGTGTGGGAATTCTTTTGCTAGAGACAGTCATTTAAAACGCCACCAatacattcacactggagagaaaccgttcagctgtgaccaatgtggaCTAGCTTGCATTGATGAATTTCTTTTAAAAGTGCATCAACGcgttcacactggagagaaaccaCACAAGTGTGACCAGTGTGGGAAGGCTTTTTCCAGAGATGCTGatctaaaaagccaccaacgcattcacactggagagaagccgtacagttGTGCACAATGTGGGAAAGCTTTCACTACAAAAAGTGCTCTAACGAATCACCAAGGCACCCACGCAGGAGCGAGGCCGTACATCTGTGACCTATGTGGGAAAAAGTTCAGTACCAATAATTATCTACAAGTCCACCGACGCactcacactggagagaagccgtacagttGTGCACAATGTGGGAAAGCTTTCACTACAAAAAGTAATCTAACGAATCACCAACGCACCCACGCAGGAGCGAGGCCGTACATCTGTGACCTATGTGGGAAAAAGTTCAGTGCCAATAAGTCTCTACAagtccaccaacgcattcacactggagagaaaccgttcagctgtgaccaatgtggaCTAGCTTTCATCGATGAACgtaatttaaaaatgcatcaacgcgtccacactggagagaaaccaCACAAGTGTGACCAGTGTGGGAAGGCTTTTTCCAGAAATGTTGATCTAAAAAGCCACCagcgcattcacactggagagaaaccgtACCAGTGTGACCAGTGTGGGAATTCTTTTGCTAGAGACAGTGATTTAAAAcgccaccaacgcattcacactggagagaaaccgttcagctgtgaccaatgtggaCTAGCTTTCATCGCTGAACGtaattttaaaatgcatcaacgcgttcacactggagagaaaccaCACAAGTGTGACCAGTGTGGGAAGGCTTTTTCCAGAGATGCTGATCTAAAAAGCCACCagcgcattcacactggagagaagccgtacagttGTGCACAATGTGGGAAAGCTTTCACTACAAAAAGTAATCTAACGAGACACCATCGCACCCACGCAGGAGCGAGGCCGTACATGTGTGACCTATGTGGGAAAAAGCTCAGTACCAATAAGTCTCTACAACTCCACCGACGCactcacactggagagaagccttatTGGTGTGAGCAGTGTGGGAAAACCTTCATTACAAGCACTCATCTACAGATCCACCGACGCA cTGACACACGAGAGGAACATcacagctgtgaccaatgtgggaaaGTGTTCACTAGAAAGAGTTCTCTAAAAGTCCAtgaacgcattcacactggagagaaaccgtacagctgtgaccagTGTGGGAAAGCTTTCACTCAAAATGGCGGCTTAAAAGTCCACTACcgtattcacactggagagaaaccatacagctgtgaccaatgtgggaaaGCTTTCACTACAAATGCTGAAGTAAAATTGCACCAACACATTCATACTGGTGAGAAaccgtacagctgtgaccaatgtgggaaaGCTTTCATCACAAAATGCAGTCTACAAACTCACCAGCATAGTCATACAGGTGAGAAACGATACATCTGTGGGCAATGTGGGAAAGCCTTTACTACAGACGGTAATCTACAAATCCACCAACGTGTTCATACAAGTGTGAAACTGTACACCTGTGGGAAATGTGGGAAAGCTTTTACTACAAATGAGGACTTAAAAGTCCACTACCATATTCACACTGGTGAGAAACCATATAGCTGTGACCAAAGACACCTACGTACTCACACTAGAGAGAAGCCACACAGGTGTGAGCAGTGTGGGAAGGATTTTGCTAGAGGCAGTCATTTAAAAcgccaccaacgcattcacactggtgAAAAACTCCAGTGTGTAATTTAA